The following are encoded in a window of Flavobacteriales bacterium genomic DNA:
- a CDS encoding PorP/SprF family type IX secretion system membrane protein translates to MNRVESKQMRTSKNIHAALFIALLGMGRAYAQDAHFSQYDAAPILLNPALTGQYENADFRMHTNVRSQWNSLASAFFTTAFAYDVQLQNRYGFGTYMSNYNMAGIMNTFQFGVTAAYNVSNGKANHTLSVGTNLGLIYKKVNDNDLIWDAQYSDGYFNSDLPTGEFFERGGRFMPDVGIGVAYRGTNRHKRLNPFGNFALFHVTTPDESIFRAQRSDMPIRWSVNGGARIEVLDETLFLVPMGLYMRQGNDEQINVGLLGEMAIMGSMYSAIAGCSHRVKDAIIAHVGLKHRNAIYRFSYDVNSSPLRTYTRGNGAFEFSVIYLGTHSGREQRRVTSSAF, encoded by the coding sequence ATGAACCGCGTAGAAAGCAAGCAGATGAGGACGAGCAAGAACATCCATGCGGCGCTGTTCATCGCCCTGTTGGGCATGGGCCGGGCCTATGCGCAGGACGCGCACTTCTCCCAGTACGACGCGGCGCCCATCCTGCTGAACCCCGCGCTCACCGGGCAATACGAGAACGCGGACTTCCGCATGCACACCAACGTGCGCAGCCAGTGGAACAGCCTGGCGAGCGCCTTCTTCACCACGGCCTTCGCCTACGATGTGCAGTTGCAGAACCGCTATGGCTTCGGCACCTACATGAGCAACTACAACATGGCCGGCATCATGAACACCTTCCAATTCGGGGTGACGGCCGCCTACAACGTGTCCAACGGCAAGGCGAACCACACACTGTCCGTGGGCACCAACCTGGGCCTGATCTACAAGAAGGTGAACGACAACGACCTGATCTGGGACGCCCAGTACAGCGATGGCTACTTCAATTCGGACCTGCCCACGGGCGAATTCTTCGAACGTGGCGGCCGCTTCATGCCCGATGTGGGCATCGGTGTGGCGTACCGTGGCACCAACCGCCACAAGCGTTTGAATCCCTTCGGGAACTTCGCGCTGTTCCATGTGACCACGCCGGACGAGTCCATCTTCCGCGCCCAGCGCAGTGATATGCCGATCCGTTGGTCCGTGAATGGCGGTGCGCGCATCGAGGTATTGGATGAGACGCTCTTTCTGGTGCCCATGGGCCTCTACATGCGGCAGGGCAACGACGAGCAGATCAACGTGGGACTGCTGGGCGAAATGGCCATCATGGGCTCCATGTACAGCGCCATCGCCGGCTGCTCACACCGCGTGAAGGACGCCATCATCGCGCACGTGGGCCTCAAGCACCGCAACGCGATCTACCGCTTCAGCTACGATGTGAACTCCTCGCCGCTGCGCACCTACACGCGTGGGAATGGGGCCTTCGAGTTCTCGGTGATCTACCTCGGCACGCACTCGGGACGGGAGCAGCGCCGTGTGACCAGCAGCGCCTTCTGA
- the atpG gene encoding ATP synthase F1 subunit gamma — translation MPSLKEVRNRIVSVNSTKQITAAMKMVSAAKLRRAQDAIVRMRPYAEKLRTILGNVSASLDSNEGRFSTQREVKKVLFVPIVSNRGLAGAFNTQVFRLVRKAIIDAREQGHEISVMPIGKKAADMYRRSGMLAAGMPTDLAHLYDGLNFDKVAPVAQLIMDAYAEGEYDRVVLFYNKFKNAAVQITTEEQYLPIAPAAKAEKGAGRTDHIMEPDRATIVEQIIPKSLKIQLYKALLDSFAAEHGARMTAMHKATDNADALLKDLKLSYNKARQAAITGEILEIVGGAEALKG, via the coding sequence ATGCCCAGTCTGAAGGAGGTACGCAACCGGATCGTCTCGGTGAACAGCACCAAGCAGATCACGGCCGCCATGAAAATGGTGAGTGCCGCGAAGCTGCGTCGTGCCCAGGACGCCATTGTCCGAATGCGCCCCTATGCCGAAAAGCTGCGGACCATCCTGGGCAACGTGAGCGCCAGCCTGGACAGCAACGAGGGCAGGTTCAGCACACAGCGCGAGGTGAAGAAGGTGCTCTTCGTGCCCATCGTATCCAACCGCGGCCTGGCCGGCGCTTTCAACACACAGGTATTCCGTCTCGTGCGCAAGGCCATTATCGATGCCAGGGAACAAGGCCACGAGATCTCCGTGATGCCCATTGGCAAGAAGGCCGCCGACATGTACCGCCGCAGTGGCATGCTGGCAGCGGGCATGCCCACCGACCTGGCCCATCTCTATGACGGGCTCAATTTCGACAAGGTGGCGCCCGTGGCCCAATTGATCATGGACGCCTACGCCGAGGGCGAGTACGACCGCGTTGTGCTGTTCTACAACAAGTTCAAGAACGCCGCCGTGCAGATCACCACGGAGGAGCAGTACCTCCCCATCGCACCCGCCGCTAAGGCCGAGAAAGGTGCCGGCAGGACCGATCACATCATGGAGCCCGATCGCGCCACCATCGTGGAGCAGATCATTCCCAAGAGCCTGAAGATCCAGCTCTACAAGGCGCTGCTGGACAGCTTCGCCGCGGAGCACGGTGCGCGTATGACCGCCATGCACAAGGCCACCGACAACGCCGACGCCCTGCTGAAGGACCTGAAGCTGTCCTACAACAAGGCGCGTCAGGCGGCCATCACCGGCGAGATCCTGGAGATCGTGGGAGGCGCGGAGGCGCTGAAGGGCTGA
- the atpA gene encoding F0F1 ATP synthase subunit alpha, with amino-acid sequence MAEVKPAEVSAILKQELAGFRSEAELEEVGTVLQVGDGIARIYGLRGVQSGELIEFPSGLRGIVLNLEEDNVGAVLLGSSVGIKEGDTVKRTKRIASINVGEEMVGRVVNTLGEPIDGKGPIGGELFEMPIERKAPGVIYREPVKEPLQTGIKAVDAMIPIGRGQRELIIGDRQTGKSTVAIDTIINQKEFYEAGKPVYCIYVAIGQKGSTVAGTVKVLEENGAMAYTTVVAANASDPAPMQFYAPFTGAAIGEYFRDTGRPALIVFDDLSKQAVAYREVSLLLRRPPGREAYPGDVFYLHSRLLERAAKITGDNKVASEMNDLPESLRGKVKGGGSLTALPIIETQAGDVSAYIPTNVISITDGQIFLESNLFLSGVRPAINVGISVSRVGGNAQIKSMKKVAGTLKLDQAQYRELEAFSKFGSDLDAATKAVLDKGARNVEILKQAENSPMRVEEQIAIIYCGVKGLLTKIPVKNVKQFQDEYITMLRNKHADTLAALKKGEYNDQITDTLEKVAADLVKSLDN; translated from the coding sequence ATGGCCGAAGTGAAACCCGCCGAAGTATCGGCGATCCTCAAACAAGAACTTGCCGGCTTCCGTAGCGAGGCCGAGCTCGAAGAGGTCGGTACCGTGCTGCAGGTCGGTGACGGCATCGCGCGCATCTATGGCCTGCGCGGTGTGCAGAGCGGCGAGCTCATCGAATTCCCCAGCGGTCTGCGCGGCATCGTGCTGAACCTGGAGGAGGACAACGTGGGCGCCGTGCTCCTGGGCTCCAGCGTGGGCATCAAGGAAGGCGACACGGTGAAGCGCACCAAGCGCATCGCCAGCATCAATGTGGGCGAGGAGATGGTGGGCCGCGTGGTGAACACCCTGGGCGAACCCATCGACGGCAAAGGCCCCATCGGCGGGGAGCTGTTCGAGATGCCCATCGAGCGCAAGGCACCCGGCGTGATCTACCGCGAGCCCGTGAAGGAGCCGCTGCAGACGGGCATCAAGGCCGTGGACGCCATGATCCCCATCGGCCGTGGCCAGCGCGAACTGATCATCGGTGACCGCCAGACGGGCAAGAGCACGGTGGCCATCGACACGATCATCAACCAGAAGGAATTCTACGAGGCCGGCAAGCCTGTGTACTGCATCTATGTGGCCATCGGGCAGAAGGGCAGCACCGTGGCCGGCACCGTGAAGGTGTTGGAGGAGAACGGCGCCATGGCATACACCACGGTGGTGGCCGCCAACGCCAGCGACCCCGCCCCGATGCAGTTCTACGCCCCCTTCACCGGGGCAGCCATCGGCGAGTATTTCCGCGACACGGGCCGTCCTGCGTTGATCGTGTTCGATGACCTGTCCAAGCAGGCCGTGGCCTACCGCGAGGTGTCGCTGCTTTTGCGCCGCCCACCCGGACGCGAAGCCTACCCTGGTGACGTGTTCTACCTGCACAGCCGCCTGCTGGAGCGCGCCGCCAAGATCACCGGAGACAACAAGGTGGCCAGCGAAATGAACGACCTGCCCGAGAGTTTGAGGGGCAAGGTGAAAGGTGGTGGATCGCTCACCGCGTTGCCCATCATCGAAACGCAGGCCGGTGACGTTTCCGCCTACATCCCCACCAACGTGATCTCCATCACCGACGGGCAGATCTTCCTGGAGAGCAACCTCTTCCTCAGCGGCGTTCGCCCCGCCATCAACGTGGGCATCAGCGTGAGCCGCGTGGGTGGCAACGCGCAGATCAAGTCCATGAAGAAGGTGGCCGGTACGCTGAAGCTCGACCAGGCCCAGTACCGCGAACTGGAGGCCTTCTCGAAGTTCGGCTCCGACCTCGATGCCGCCACCAAGGCCGTGCTGGACAAGGGTGCCCGCAACGTGGAGATCCTCAAGCAGGCCGAGAACAGCCCCATGCGGGTGGAAGAGCAGATCGCCATCATCTACTGCGGCGTGAAGGGCCTGCTGACCAAGATCCCCGTGAAGAACGTGAAGCAGTTCCAGGACGAGTACATCACCATGCTGCGCAACAAGCATGCGGACACCCTGGCGGCTTTGAAGAAAGGAGAGTACAACGACCAGATCACGGACACGCTGGAAAAGGTGGCCGCGGACCTGGTGAAGAGCCTTGACAATTAG
- the atpH gene encoding ATP synthase F1 subunit delta has translation MRNLAPVAYRYARSLMDMAREQGQLEAMQADMRLVADTCAGNRDLVVILKSPVVKSDAKGRILDGIFGDKVGAITRSYMGILVRKGREALLADVASAFTELFKMDQNIVTAVVSSAVALNADTRAQVIGLAKKQHPGKTIDLQEKVDPTLIGGLSIRIGDEQYDGTVSRRLADLRREFSKNPYIPAI, from the coding sequence ATGAGGAACCTGGCACCGGTCGCATATCGCTACGCCCGCTCGCTGATGGACATGGCCCGGGAGCAGGGCCAGTTGGAGGCGATGCAGGCGGACATGCGCCTGGTGGCCGACACCTGTGCCGGGAACCGCGACTTGGTGGTGATCCTGAAAAGCCCGGTGGTGAAGTCCGATGCGAAAGGACGGATCCTCGACGGCATCTTCGGTGACAAGGTGGGCGCGATCACCCGCTCCTACATGGGGATCCTGGTGCGCAAGGGCCGGGAGGCGCTGCTGGCCGATGTGGCCTCCGCTTTCACCGAACTTTTCAAGATGGACCAGAACATCGTCACCGCCGTGGTGTCCAGCGCCGTTGCACTGAACGCCGACACCCGTGCCCAGGTGATCGGCCTGGCCAAGAAGCAACACCCGGGCAAGACGATCGACCTGCAGGAGAAGGTCGATCCCACCCTGATCGGTGGTCTGAGCATCCGCATCGGCGATGAGCAGTACGACGGCACCGTGAGCCGCCGCCTCGCCGATCTGCGCCGCGAATTCTCCAAGAACCCATACATCCCCGCTATCTAA
- the atpF gene encoding F0F1 ATP synthase subunit B: protein MLLASLVEPSFGLIFWMTLSFLAVLFILAKFAWKPILHGLKEREASIADALNEAKKAREEIAAMNARHADLERGAREEREVLLKEARDIRDKEIAQAKERAKAEADAMLARARSDIQNEKKAAIVEMKNQLAELSIQVAEVVLKEKLADRAAQQSLVDKVMTEAELRKS from the coding sequence ATGCTGCTCGCGAGTCTCGTGGAGCCCTCCTTCGGGCTCATCTTCTGGATGACGCTGTCCTTCCTGGCAGTGCTCTTCATCCTGGCCAAATTCGCCTGGAAGCCCATCCTCCATGGACTGAAGGAGCGTGAGGCCTCCATCGCCGACGCGTTGAACGAGGCGAAAAAGGCGCGCGAGGAGATCGCCGCCATGAACGCCCGCCACGCCGACCTGGAGCGGGGGGCACGTGAAGAACGTGAGGTGCTGCTGAAGGAGGCCCGCGACATCCGCGACAAGGAGATCGCCCAGGCCAAGGAGCGCGCCAAGGCCGAGGCCGACGCCATGCTGGCTCGCGCCCGCTCCGACATCCAGAACGAGAAGAAGGCGGCCATCGTGGAGATGAAGAACCAGTTGGCCGAGCTCAGCATCCAGGTGGCCGAGGTGGTCCTGAAGGAGAAGCTGGCCGACCGCGCCGCACAACAGTCGCTCGTGGACAAGGTGATGACCGAAGCCGAGTTGCGCAAGTCATGA
- the atpE gene encoding ATP synthase F0 subunit C yields MFLTVLLDLGMGYGIAALGAGLAALGAGVGIGRIGGDAVQAMARQPEAMNDLRANMILTAALVEGAAFFAMVVGLLVVLKDYVEPAAAAM; encoded by the coding sequence ATGTTCCTCACTGTTCTTCTCGACCTCGGCATGGGTTACGGTATCGCCGCCCTCGGCGCCGGCTTGGCCGCCCTTGGTGCCGGTGTTGGCATCGGCCGCATCGGTGGCGACGCCGTTCAAGCCATGGCCCGCCAGCCGGAAGCCATGAACGACCTGCGCGCCAACATGATCCTCACCGCCGCGCTGGTCGAAGGTGCCGCCTTCTTCGCCATGGTGGTGGGTCTGCTGGTGGTGCTGAAGGACTACGTGGAGCCCGCCGCGGCCGCCATGTGA
- the atpB gene encoding F0F1 ATP synthase subunit A, with protein sequence MLMTLAGMCPAMAGGGQDDGKFNAGKLIMDHIGDEHGWHLWGHTTLPLPVILFDTERGLQVFSSARFDHGHAAYNGYMLHDGQVVAVDAAGHTDEAATANIWDISITKNVLSMFISLALLLWIFISVAKAYTRRAGQAPKGLQNLVEPIILFVRDDVARSAIGPRFERYMPYLLTAFFFIFLNNLMGLVPFFPGGANLTGNIAVTLVLAMITFLIVSFSGNKHYWHHIFAMPGVPGWVLAILTPVEILGMFLKPFVLMIRLFANITAGHIIVLSFFSLIFVFGETSTGAGYGVAIGSLAFTIFMSMLELLVAFIQAYVFTFLSAMYIGAAVEEPHHH encoded by the coding sequence ATGTTGATGACCCTGGCGGGAATGTGCCCCGCGATGGCCGGTGGCGGTCAGGATGATGGCAAGTTCAACGCCGGCAAGCTCATCATGGACCACATCGGGGATGAGCATGGCTGGCATCTTTGGGGGCACACCACGCTTCCCCTGCCGGTGATCCTCTTCGATACCGAGCGCGGGCTGCAGGTGTTCAGCAGCGCACGCTTCGATCATGGCCATGCGGCCTACAACGGCTACATGCTGCACGATGGCCAGGTGGTGGCCGTGGATGCGGCAGGCCACACGGACGAGGCCGCCACGGCGAACATCTGGGACATCAGCATCACCAAGAACGTGCTGAGCATGTTCATCAGCCTGGCCCTGCTGCTGTGGATCTTCATCAGCGTGGCCAAGGCCTACACCCGCCGCGCCGGGCAGGCGCCCAAGGGGCTGCAGAACCTGGTGGAACCCATCATCCTGTTCGTGCGTGACGATGTGGCCAGGAGCGCCATCGGCCCGCGCTTCGAGCGCTACATGCCCTATCTCCTCACGGCCTTCTTCTTCATCTTCCTCAACAACCTCATGGGCCTGGTGCCCTTCTTCCCCGGTGGTGCCAACCTCACCGGCAACATCGCCGTCACGCTCGTGCTGGCCATGATCACCTTCCTGATCGTGAGCTTCAGCGGCAACAAGCACTACTGGCACCACATCTTCGCCATGCCCGGTGTGCCCGGCTGGGTGCTCGCGATCCTCACCCCGGTGGAGATCCTGGGCATGTTCCTCAAGCCCTTCGTGCTGATGATCCGTCTCTTCGCGAACATCACCGCGGGGCACATCATCGTGCTGAGCTTCTTCAGTCTGATCTTCGTTTTCGGCGAGACCAGCACTGGAGCGGGCTATGGCGTGGCCATCGGCTCGCTGGCCTTCACCATCTTCATGAGCATGCTGGAGCTGCTCGTGGCCTTCATCCAAGCCTACGTGTTCACCTTCCTGAGCGCCATGTACATCGGTGCCGCCGTGGAGGAACCACACCACCACTGA
- a CDS encoding AtpZ/AtpI family protein translates to MTNNEGSDRLRRTRQGYEGYLRYLHLGLVMAGIILAFTLLGQWLDGKVDWKMPVFTIVLSLLGVASAMLYLFKETGRR, encoded by the coding sequence ATGACCAACAACGAGGGCAGCGACCGCCTGCGCCGCACCCGGCAAGGGTATGAGGGCTACCTGCGGTATCTGCACCTGGGCCTTGTCATGGCCGGTATCATCCTCGCCTTCACCCTGCTAGGGCAATGGCTGGATGGGAAGGTCGACTGGAAGATGCCGGTCTTCACCATCGTGCTCAGCCTGCTCGGCGTGGCCAGCGCCATGCTGTACCTGTTCAAAGAGACTGGAAGACGGTGA
- a CDS encoding polymer-forming cytoskeletal protein, which produces MFRSDKPATPAMNKPAEPISSGKINSIMEGTSIEGEIRSDSNIRIDGRVKGLVNAKGRVIVGQTGTIEGEVICHSSDIEGMVIGKINCQDLLSLKATAKLQGDINTKKLAIEPGAVFTGNCSMGGGVVKEMSPARPAEPVRSEQPNQAAR; this is translated from the coding sequence ATGTTCCGAAGCGACAAACCCGCGACACCTGCCATGAACAAGCCCGCAGAACCCATCAGCTCAGGGAAGATCAACAGCATCATGGAGGGCACCTCCATAGAAGGGGAGATCCGCAGTGACAGCAACATCCGGATCGACGGCCGGGTGAAGGGACTGGTGAACGCCAAGGGCCGGGTGATCGTGGGCCAGACCGGCACCATCGAGGGCGAGGTGATCTGCCACAGTTCGGACATCGAAGGCATGGTGATCGGCAAGATCAATTGCCAGGACCTGCTCAGCCTGAAGGCCACCGCCAAGCTGCAGGGCGACATCAACACCAAGAAGCTGGCGATCGAACCGGGCGCGGTATTTACCGGCAATTGCTCCATGGGTGGTGGCGTGGTGAAGGAAATGTCCCCCGCACGCCCGGCGGAACCCGTTCGCAGCGAGCAGCCCAACCAGGCCGCGCGCTGA
- a CDS encoding VCBS repeat-containing protein translates to MDVSSLLGTTIVLPGSEIGKGLSFHDIDRDGWDDLSISMGLADPKFLINTGGQFQAAPFHITNEPPGEITMLLWADHDNDGDADLLILKWNRPIQLWRNDGNWQFTNVAAMAGLEQGNYQYKGAAFGDYDHDGCLDLYISKFYTNNTPGLEYRGMLYRSNCDGTFTEVTAEAGVLIGSAPIFQPVFLDYDNDGWEDLFLVIDRVFHRNELFRNNGDGTFTNVSEASGMDLMIDAMTGTVGDFDLDGDLDVFITADPPEGHALMVNNSNGTFTDMAQPLGVNLVQVGWGCLWLDQDNDGWEDLFVSVTSPILPPIGNQLYRNHQGSGFSAINPEVGLGGDLTETYVCALGDLDRDGWPDFITSNRAPHPVKLYRNTPGENHWFTVALQGVIANRDGVGTWVKCYAGGQRFVRYSLCGSDLMNQNTQRLMFGLGQHTLVDSLILDWNSGTRDVYYNLPVDQRLLFIEGANQGPTAVEIGYNAALPFLCAGGTLELDAGPGFANYLWNTGASSQTILVDQPGSYQVMVTTSFGLQLVSPPLQVDAAPATQVLITSGGPSCFGYSDGAIAVELSTGPPLAILWNNGATGTQLTGLEMGAYSFSGEDAFGCAVFGGVFLNEPQPLFAFVSTSDALCHGEASGTVAAMPFGGTPPYDYDWGVPDPQAAPAGSYTLLLSDANGCLFSEPYNIDQPQALGATISATPSAGNDGAAGIAPNGGTPPYQWIWSTGEENTPYISGLAPGMYHVDVTDANQCMATFPFEIASTIGMEEAPVWRPGVLPNPTRDEVRIRCGSDQDRMDILIMDGAGRVVFARDDHPCSEPVPLGAFRGGRYLLRIASGPGVWMTPLVILPDGL, encoded by the coding sequence ATGGATGTTTCAAGCCTGCTGGGCACCACCATCGTGCTGCCCGGGTCAGAGATCGGGAAGGGGCTGAGCTTCCACGACATCGACCGCGATGGATGGGACGACCTGTCCATCAGCATGGGCCTGGCGGACCCCAAGTTCCTTATCAACACGGGCGGGCAGTTCCAAGCGGCGCCCTTCCATATCACGAACGAGCCGCCAGGGGAGATCACCATGTTGCTCTGGGCCGACCATGACAACGACGGCGACGCGGACCTGCTGATCCTGAAGTGGAACAGGCCCATCCAACTCTGGCGCAACGACGGGAACTGGCAGTTCACCAACGTGGCCGCCATGGCCGGTCTGGAGCAGGGAAACTACCAGTACAAAGGCGCGGCCTTCGGCGACTACGACCACGACGGTTGCCTGGACCTATACATCTCGAAGTTCTACACCAACAACACGCCGGGGCTGGAATACCGGGGCATGCTCTACCGCAGCAACTGCGACGGCACCTTCACGGAGGTGACGGCGGAGGCCGGTGTGCTCATCGGTTCGGCGCCCATATTCCAACCGGTCTTCCTGGATTATGACAACGATGGCTGGGAAGACCTCTTCCTGGTGATCGACCGGGTCTTCCACCGCAACGAACTGTTCCGCAACAACGGCGACGGCACCTTCACCAACGTCTCCGAAGCTTCCGGCATGGACCTCATGATCGACGCCATGACCGGAACAGTGGGCGATTTCGATCTGGACGGCGACCTGGACGTGTTCATCACTGCCGACCCGCCCGAAGGCCACGCCCTCATGGTGAACAACAGCAACGGCACCTTCACCGATATGGCCCAGCCGCTGGGGGTCAATCTTGTCCAGGTGGGATGGGGCTGCCTTTGGCTGGACCAGGACAACGACGGCTGGGAGGACCTCTTCGTCAGCGTCACCAGCCCGATACTGCCGCCGATCGGCAACCAGTTATACCGCAATCATCAAGGCTCGGGCTTCTCGGCCATCAACCCCGAAGTGGGCCTTGGAGGCGATCTCACAGAAACCTACGTCTGTGCCCTGGGCGACCTGGACCGGGACGGCTGGCCGGACTTCATCACCAGCAACCGGGCGCCGCACCCGGTCAAGCTCTACCGGAACACCCCCGGAGAGAACCACTGGTTCACCGTGGCACTGCAGGGGGTGATCGCCAACCGCGATGGTGTGGGCACCTGGGTGAAGTGCTATGCCGGCGGGCAACGTTTTGTGCGGTACTCGCTTTGCGGATCGGACCTGATGAACCAGAACACGCAGCGGCTGATGTTCGGACTGGGGCAGCACACCCTTGTCGATTCGCTGATCTTGGATTGGAACAGCGGCACGCGCGATGTGTACTACAACCTGCCCGTGGACCAACGGCTGCTGTTCATCGAAGGGGCCAACCAGGGACCCACCGCCGTGGAGATCGGCTACAACGCCGCGCTGCCATTCCTCTGCGCAGGGGGCACTTTGGAGTTGGATGCTGGTCCGGGCTTCGCCAATTACCTCTGGAACACCGGTGCGTCGAGCCAGACCATCCTGGTGGACCAGCCGGGCAGCTACCAGGTGATGGTCACCACCTCCTTTGGCCTGCAACTCGTTTCGCCGCCCCTGCAGGTGGATGCCGCACCGGCCACACAGGTGCTGATCACCTCCGGTGGTCCTTCCTGCTTCGGCTACTCTGACGGCGCCATAGCCGTGGAGCTTTCCACCGGTCCGCCACTTGCCATACTGTGGAACAATGGCGCCACAGGTACCCAACTCACCGGCCTGGAAATGGGGGCCTATTCGTTCAGTGGCGAGGATGCTTTCGGTTGTGCGGTTTTCGGCGGGGTGTTCCTCAACGAACCGCAGCCCTTGTTCGCATTCGTATCCACCTCGGACGCCCTTTGCCACGGTGAAGCCTCGGGCACGGTGGCGGCCATGCCCTTCGGCGGAACACCACCTTACGACTACGACTGGGGGGTGCCCGATCCACAAGCGGCCCCGGCCGGATCCTACACGCTGCTGCTCAGCGACGCGAACGGATGTCTGTTCAGCGAACCCTACAACATCGATCAACCCCAGGCGCTGGGAGCCACCATCTCGGCGACCCCCTCGGCCGGCAACGACGGCGCGGCGGGGATCGCCCCCAACGGAGGTACTCCCCCATATCAATGGATCTGGAGCACCGGAGAAGAGAACACACCCTACATCAGTGGGCTTGCCCCGGGCATGTACCACGTGGATGTGACGGATGCCAACCAGTGCATGGCGACCTTCCCATTTGAGATCGCCTCCACCATCGGCATGGAGGAAGCTCCGGTCTGGCGGCCAGGTGTGTTGCCCAATCCGACCCGGGACGAAGTGCGCATCCGCTGTGGCTCCGACCAGGATCGTATGGACATCCTGATCATGGACGGTGCCGGCCGGGTGGTGTTCGCCAGGGATGACCACCCCTGCTCGGAGCCTGTGCCGTTGGGTGCTTTCCGGGGCGGGCGTTACCTGCTCCGTATCGCCTCAGGACCCGGCGTTTGGATGACGCCTTTGGTCATCCTGCCCGACGGGCTTTAG